In Campylobacter lari, one DNA window encodes the following:
- a CDS encoding thiazole synthase: MEKLKIGKYEFNSRFILGSGKFSFELIKSAIEEAKVEIITLALRRVNDKGIENILDFIPKHIKLLPNTSGARNANEALRIARLARELGCGDMIKVEVISDSKYLLPDNYESIKAVELLANEGFTPLVYMYPDLYAARAMANAGAAAIMPLGAPIGSNKGLKTKEFIQILLNEISLPIIVDAGIGNPAQACEAMQMGVSAVMANTAIAQAKDVAKMAKAFALAIEAGYNAYLAGIANESTPSASSPLSGFLRD; this comes from the coding sequence ATGGAAAAATTAAAAATAGGAAAATATGAGTTTAATTCCAGGTTTATTCTAGGTTCTGGGAAATTTTCTTTTGAGCTTATAAAATCAGCCATTGAAGAAGCAAAAGTTGAGATTATCACCTTAGCTTTGCGTAGGGTAAATGATAAAGGTATAGAAAATATACTTGATTTTATCCCAAAGCATATTAAGCTTTTACCAAATACTTCAGGTGCAAGAAATGCTAATGAGGCATTGCGTATAGCAAGACTTGCAAGAGAGCTTGGTTGTGGAGATATGATTAAGGTTGAAGTAATTAGCGATAGTAAATATTTATTACCGGATAATTATGAAAGTATAAAAGCAGTAGAACTTTTAGCAAATGAGGGTTTTACACCTTTAGTTTATATGTATCCTGATTTATATGCAGCACGTGCTATGGCTAATGCAGGAGCTGCTGCTATAATGCCTCTTGGAGCTCCTATAGGAAGCAATAAAGGCTTAAAAACTAAAGAATTTATACAAATTTTACTTAATGAAATTAGCTTACCTATTATAGTAGATGCAGGTATAGGAAATCCAGCACAAGCTTGTGAAGCCATGCAAATGGGAGTAAGTGCAGTGATGGCAAATACCGCCATAGCTCAAGCTAAAGATGTAGCAAAAATGGCAAAGGCTTTTGCGTTAGCTATAGAAGCAGGATATAATGCGTATTTAGCAGGCATAGCAAATGAAAGCACGCCAAGTGCAAGCTCGCCTTTGAGTGGTTTTTTAAGAGATTAA
- a CDS encoding CAAX protease, translating to MQRSTKDFRKNQKCEDLFELIMKIYSKRRKNHQANFLLLQCYENALRSTLAVKIANLYNKLDDDWFKSSEEVFNLALKNLLKKVKKRCQKIDEYNSTWQIFDDFCLIDLEGILIDHWSEFAYIFKDKKIYKNQVLPSFGTKEHLKTKLSQIRKARNETYHNKPTKIKFKKDLEILLLKLGYNLEDAIDIGEIKEAVILRFNYNNVSE from the coding sequence TTGCAAAGAAGTACAAAAGATTTTAGAAAAAATCAAAAATGCGAAGATTTGTTTGAGCTAATTATGAAAATTTATTCCAAAAGACGCAAAAACCATCAAGCAAATTTTTTACTTTTACAATGTTATGAAAATGCTCTAAGAAGTACTTTAGCAGTAAAAATAGCAAATTTGTATAATAAGTTAGATGATGATTGGTTTAAATCTAGTGAAGAAGTTTTTAATCTTGCTTTGAAAAATCTTTTAAAAAAAGTTAAAAAGAGATGTCAAAAAATAGATGAATATAATAGCACTTGGCAAATTTTTGATGATTTTTGTCTGATTGATTTAGAAGGGATATTAATAGATCATTGGAGTGAATTTGCTTATATATTTAAAGATAAAAAAATATATAAAAATCAAGTCTTACCAAGTTTTGGCACCAAAGAACATCTTAAGACAAAACTAAGTCAAATAAGAAAAGCTAGAAATGAAACCTATCATAATAAACCTACAAAAATAAAATTTAAAAAAGATTTGGAAATTTTACTTTTGAAACTTGGTTATAATTTAGAAGATGCTATTGATATTGGAGAGATAAAAGAAGCTGTTATTTTAAGATTTAATTATAATAATGTAAGTGAGTAA
- the dapE gene encoding succinyl-diaminopimelate desuccinylase yields the protein MQVVEIFKELSKFKSITPDDDGALNYIAVELSDFEAFFIEKEGVKNLLLTKKFSDDGEHLAFGGHVDVVPAGEGWSSDPFEPLEKDGFIYVRGAQDMKSGVAAFMCAVKEVENFKGRISLILTSDEEGEAKFGTLEVLKFMQEKDMLPDFAVVAEPTCDKKFGDSIKIGRRGSINAKLLIKGKQGHVAYPQKCINPVHNFAFALKFLAGFDLDPGDEVFAPSKIVITDIRGGMEVCNVTPNDLKLMFNVRNSPQTSLEDVKAYVEKTCEGLDYELSINQSSKPFLTQSDSKIVQKLNESVQKITQVVPELNTKGGTSDARYFAEFGVKVVEFGVCNDRIHAIDERVSIEELEKLYLVFKDLLENFN from the coding sequence ATGCAAGTAGTTGAAATTTTTAAAGAATTGAGTAAATTTAAATCCATCACCCCAGATGATGATGGAGCATTAAATTATATTGCAGTGGAGTTAAGTGATTTTGAAGCTTTTTTTATAGAAAAAGAAGGTGTGAAAAATCTTTTGCTGACTAAAAAATTTAGTGATGATGGCGAGCATTTAGCTTTTGGTGGGCATGTAGATGTAGTGCCTGCAGGAGAGGGTTGGAGCAGTGATCCTTTTGAGCCTTTAGAAAAAGATGGATTTATTTATGTAAGAGGTGCGCAAGATATGAAAAGTGGCGTGGCTGCTTTTATGTGTGCAGTTAAAGAGGTAGAAAATTTCAAAGGAAGAATTTCACTGATTTTAACAAGCGATGAAGAAGGCGAGGCTAAATTTGGCACGCTTGAAGTGCTTAAATTTATGCAAGAAAAAGATATGCTACCTGATTTTGCTGTGGTTGCTGAGCCAACCTGTGATAAAAAATTTGGAGATAGTATTAAAATAGGGCGTCGTGGTTCTATCAATGCAAAATTACTCATCAAAGGTAAGCAAGGTCATGTAGCATACCCGCAAAAATGCATTAATCCTGTGCATAATTTTGCTTTTGCTTTGAAATTTTTAGCAGGTTTTGATCTTGATCCAGGCGATGAGGTATTTGCACCATCTAAAATCGTTATTACTGATATACGCGGTGGTATGGAAGTGTGCAATGTAACCCCAAATGATTTAAAATTGATGTTTAATGTGAGAAATTCTCCACAAACTAGCTTAGAAGATGTAAAAGCTTATGTAGAAAAGACTTGTGAAGGGCTTGATTATGAGTTGAGCATAAATCAAAGTTCAAAGCCTTTTTTAACACAAAGTGATTCTAAAATCGTACAAAAACTAAATGAAAGTGTGCAAAAAATCACTCAAGTAGTGCCAGAACTTAACACCAAAGGTGGTACAAGTGATGCAAGATATTTTGCTGAGTTTGGTGTGAAGGTGGTAGAATTTGGCGTGTGCAATGATAGAATTCATGCAATTGATGAAAGAGTGAGTATAGAAGAGCTTGAAAAATTGTATTTAGTTTTTAAAGATTTATTAGAGAATTTTAACTAG
- a CDS encoding thiamine phosphate synthase → MWDKKIIAISDSQNTQGDFLNFIEKLSQSSIDALVLREKHLDELEYTKLAKEVLKIFNKTQKICFLHYHYEACLKLNHQFFHAPLIILQNYPQSYKKFELLGTSIHSKEELDLAYKFKANHAFFGHVFESSCKADLTPKGIKNLKDLLEVSKIPIYAIGGINIQTINHLKDLNLAGVCIREALYKSKDVKNYVLKCKDLLVQKD, encoded by the coding sequence ATGTGGGATAAAAAAATCATTGCTATTAGCGATAGTCAAAATACCCAAGGAGATTTTTTAAATTTTATTGAAAAACTAAGTCAAAGTAGTATTGATGCTTTAGTGCTTAGAGAAAAACATTTAGATGAGTTAGAATATACTAAATTAGCCAAAGAAGTATTAAAAATTTTTAATAAAACTCAAAAAATTTGCTTTTTGCATTATCATTATGAAGCTTGTTTAAAATTAAATCATCAATTTTTTCATGCTCCCTTAATAATTTTACAAAATTACCCACAAAGTTATAAAAAATTTGAGCTTTTGGGTACTTCCATCCATTCTAAAGAAGAATTAGATTTAGCTTATAAGTTTAAAGCAAATCATGCTTTTTTTGGGCATGTATTTGAAAGCTCATGTAAGGCTGATTTAACACCAAAGGGTATAAAAAATTTAAAAGATTTGTTAGAAGTTTCAAAAATACCCATTTATGCCATAGGTGGGATAAATATCCAAACTATAAATCACTTAAAAGATTTAAATTTAGCAGGCGTATGTATAAGAGAAGCTTTGTATAAAAGTAAAGATGTAAAAAACTATGTTTTAAAGTGTAAAGATCTTTTAGTCCAAAAGGACTAA
- the thiF gene encoding thiamine biosynthesis protein ThiF, translating to MMRIKFNGSMINTHFKNTLEFFQSVSKNENDVWIVNGFATKESLDLKENDELFCIEKNTLPPYEALDAMMRARHTPKLHDKLKKASVAVCGLGGLGSHIAINLARSGVGRLHLIDFDVVEPSNLNRQAYMVEDLGKFKAEALKDQIAKINPFIEVFAQVLKIEKENIAKLFTNDDIVCEAFDSAKYKALLAQNFHQHYPQKTLICASGLAGYGDSNSIQTRKIAKNFYVCGDLKNEAKVGNGLMAPRVNICAGHQANLVLELLASE from the coding sequence TTGATGAGAATTAAATTTAATGGTAGTATGATAAACACGCATTTTAAAAACACTTTGGAATTTTTTCAAAGTGTGAGTAAAAATGAAAATGATGTATGGATAGTCAATGGTTTTGCAACAAAAGAAAGTTTGGATCTAAAAGAAAATGATGAGCTTTTTTGTATAGAAAAAAATACTTTACCACCATATGAAGCTCTTGATGCGATGATGAGGGCAAGACATACTCCAAAGCTTCATGATAAACTTAAAAAGGCAAGTGTGGCAGTGTGTGGGCTTGGTGGACTTGGATCGCATATAGCTATAAATTTAGCAAGAAGTGGGGTTGGTAGGCTTCATTTGATTGATTTTGATGTGGTGGAGCCAAGCAATCTTAACCGCCAAGCTTATATGGTGGAAGATTTGGGTAAATTTAAGGCTGAAGCTTTAAAAGATCAAATCGCTAAAATTAATCCTTTTATAGAAGTATTTGCACAAGTTTTAAAAATAGAAAAAGAAAATATAGCCAAACTTTTTACAAATGATGATATAGTTTGTGAAGCCTTTGATAGTGCAAAATATAAAGCGCTTTTAGCGCAAAATTTTCATCAACACTATCCTCAAAAAACATTAATTTGTGCTTCCGGCTTAGCAGGATATGGCGATAGCAACAGCATACAAACAAGAAAAATTGCAAAAAACTTTTATGTTTGTGGGGATTTAAAAAACGAGGCAAAAGTAGGTAATGGACTTATGGCACCGCGTGTAAATATTTGTGCAGGACATCAAGCAAATTTAGTTCTAGAACTTTTAGCGAGCGAGTAA
- a CDS encoding LysE family transporter, which yields MLEVILQGIVLGMGVSVPFGPVNILILNTALSSFKNAFCVGLGALSADILFLILTNLGLLSFANNEFFYKILAVFGFFFLSFMVFLMLRKTRKVDLNKVNKTHPLKSFSKGFFLNVTNPYVIGFWLSVAGLSMQSKNSFALLFGLVGFIVFWIFTLSFFVSKFKALVKNKHIFYINLFSAFILEYFALSMLYKAFIG from the coding sequence ATGTTAGAAGTAATCTTACAAGGCATAGTTTTAGGTATGGGTGTATCTGTGCCTTTTGGGCCTGTGAATATTTTGATCTTAAATACTGCTTTGTCTTCTTTTAAAAATGCTTTTTGCGTTGGGCTCGGTGCTTTAAGTGCTGATATACTTTTTTTGATTTTGACTAATCTTGGGCTTTTAAGCTTTGCAAATAATGAATTTTTTTATAAAATACTAGCGGTTTTTGGCTTTTTCTTTTTGAGTTTTATGGTATTTTTAATGCTAAGAAAAACAAGAAAAGTCGATCTTAACAAGGTAAATAAAACACATCCTTTAAAAAGTTTTAGCAAAGGATTTTTCTTAAATGTTACAAATCCTTATGTTATAGGCTTTTGGTTGAGTGTAGCAGGGCTTAGCATGCAGAGTAAAAACTCTTTTGCTTTGCTTTTTGGTTTGGTGGGTTTTATTGTGTTTTGGATTTTTACTTTATCGTTTTTTGTGTCTAAATTTAAAGCACTTGTAAAAAATAAACATATATTTTACATTAATCTTTTTTCAGCATTTATTTTAGAGTATTTTGCTCTTTCTATGCTGTATAAAGCTTTTATAGGATAG
- a CDS encoding DASS family sodium-coupled anion symporter: MSSNTKTLIVVADLVLFIALLYFSPFGETKVNQGLSLLIFIAVLWLSEALHVTITAILVPVLAAILGLLPTAKALTGFADSNIFLFFGGFALAAAMHHQKLDKLIAHKILTLAKGHLGLSSLYIFITTAFLSMWMSNTATAAMMLPLAIGMLASLDPQKDRNTYVFILLGIAFSASIGGIGTIVGTPPNAIVATQLHITFAQWLKYGIPIVLIFLPAMILILYFMFKPKFNLQVDLHTENIELTRPRIITLIIFLVVALSWIFSGNISPIITSIFGHKIANLDAIIALLAAVLVCAFKVIDWKNIQKNTDWGVLMLFGGGITLSVVLRDSGASKVMADTIISFIENGHLFIIGLIVAFFIVFLTEFTSNTASAALLVPLFISIADTLGVPALGLALIIAIGASCAFMLPVATPPNAIVFGTGHIKQQEMVKVGIILNIFCSIALAVIAYFFWL; the protein is encoded by the coding sequence ATGAGTTCAAATACAAAAACACTTATAGTCGTTGCTGATTTAGTGTTATTTATCGCTTTGCTTTATTTTTCCCCTTTTGGTGAAACTAAAGTAAACCAAGGTTTATCTTTGTTAATTTTTATTGCCGTTTTATGGCTTAGCGAGGCTTTGCATGTTACTATTACAGCTATTTTAGTACCTGTTTTAGCTGCTATTTTGGGATTACTACCCACCGCTAAAGCTTTAACAGGTTTTGCTGATTCTAATATCTTTTTATTTTTTGGTGGTTTTGCTTTGGCCGCAGCTATGCATCATCAAAAATTAGACAAACTTATTGCACATAAAATTTTAACATTAGCAAAAGGGCATTTAGGCCTTTCTAGTTTATATATTTTTATTACCACTGCGTTTTTATCTATGTGGATGAGTAATACCGCAACAGCAGCTATGATGCTTCCGCTTGCTATAGGTATGTTAGCTTCACTTGATCCGCAAAAAGATAGAAATACTTATGTTTTCATCCTTTTAGGTATAGCTTTTAGTGCGAGTATAGGTGGTATAGGCACCATAGTAGGAACTCCACCAAATGCAATCGTTGCCACTCAATTACACATTACTTTTGCACAATGGTTAAAATACGGAATTCCTATTGTTTTAATTTTCCTACCTGCAATGATTTTAATTTTATACTTTATGTTTAAACCTAAATTTAATCTACAAGTTGATTTACATACTGAAAATATAGAACTTACAAGACCTAGAATCATCACTTTAATAATCTTTTTAGTCGTTGCACTATCTTGGATTTTTAGTGGTAATATCAGTCCTATCATCACAAGTATTTTTGGACACAAAATAGCAAATCTTGATGCGATTATTGCTTTATTGGCTGCTGTTTTAGTATGTGCTTTTAAAGTAATTGATTGGAAAAATATACAAAAAAATACCGATTGGGGTGTATTAATGCTCTTTGGTGGAGGCATCACTCTAAGTGTAGTATTAAGAGATTCTGGCGCTAGTAAAGTAATGGCTGATACTATCATTTCATTTATAGAAAATGGACATTTATTTATTATAGGTTTAATTGTGGCATTTTTTATAGTATTTTTAACTGAATTTACTTCAAATACTGCTTCAGCAGCCTTACTTGTGCCTTTATTTATCTCTATAGCAGATACTTTAGGTGTTCCTGCTTTAGGACTTGCTTTAATCATTGCTATTGGTGCTTCTTGTGCTTTCATGCTACCAGTTGCTACACCACCAAATGCTATAGTTTTTGGTACAGGGCATATTAAACAACAAGAAATGGTAAAAGTTGGGATTATATTAAATATCTTTTGCTCAATCGCACTTGCAGTAATTGCATACTTTTTCTGGCTATAA
- the thiS gene encoding sulfur carrier protein ThiS: MIINGQKLELKELRFMDYVKEKQLKIEFIALELNGEIIPRDKFENLILKENDKVEIVTFVGGG; this comes from the coding sequence ATGATTATCAATGGGCAAAAGCTTGAGTTAAAAGAGCTTAGATTTATGGATTATGTTAAAGAAAAGCAATTAAAAATAGAATTTATTGCCTTAGAATTAAACGGAGAAATTATCCCAAGGGATAAATTTGAAAATTTGATTTTAAAAGAAAATGATAAAGTAGAGATTGTTACTTTTGTAGGTGGTGGTTGA
- the mapA gene encoding outer membrane lipoprotein MapA, with amino-acid sequence MLKKVFVFVLALFFSACAVNSKNQSVAKVNELIKIQAQCYNPSDSKAYEAKIKGLVYISDVGLKYCANKRTIDKSASLKKVYIHRVYDLNENLKYSSSNGSNYYINENFNYYFYVFLKEELENRGIVVVEDTQDSPYVLRVDLSFNDFYSKFDSSSLFSIIASQLTLKDINTNKTINIKTKQEVKGFYNIKDLPFFTQLLIKQVANKSADIISSL; translated from the coding sequence ATGTTAAAAAAAGTATTTGTATTTGTTTTAGCTTTATTTTTTAGCGCATGTGCTGTAAATTCTAAAAATCAAAGTGTTGCAAAAGTTAATGAGCTTATAAAAATTCAAGCACAATGTTATAATCCTTCTGATTCTAAAGCATATGAAGCAAAAATTAAAGGCCTTGTGTATATTAGTGATGTGGGACTTAAGTATTGCGCAAATAAAAGAACAATTGATAAAAGTGCTTCCTTAAAAAAAGTTTATATTCATAGGGTATATGATTTAAATGAGAATTTAAAATATTCTTCTTCTAATGGAAGTAATTATTACATCAATGAAAATTTCAACTATTATTTTTATGTGTTTTTAAAAGAAGAATTAGAAAATAGAGGTATAGTTGTAGTAGAAGATACACAAGATTCTCCTTATGTTTTAAGAGTAGATTTAAGTTTTAATGATTTTTATTCTAAATTTGATTCTAGTTCTTTATTTTCAATTATTGCTAGTCAATTGACACTAAAAGATATTAATACCAATAAAACTATTAATATTAAAACCAAACAAGAAGTTAAAGGTTTTTATAATATCAAAGATCTACCTTTTTTCACTCAGCTTCTTATAAAACAAGTGGCTAATAAATCTGCAGATATTATCAGCTCTTTGTGA
- the thiH gene encoding 2-iminoacetate synthase ThiH, whose translation MQKYPHMQSIESEILTKVLKEVEIFDESKFSAFDVKQALVKDYLNIEDLKALLSSAAEDFIEDLAQKSSKITQKYFGNSILLFTPLYLSNFCNSKCTYCGFQKGNNIKRAKLNEAEIHKEMQEIKKSGLEEILLLTGEGREYASVEYLAKACEIAKEYFKVVGIEVYPMNVDEYALLHEKGCEYVSVYQETYNQKTYSKIHIEGEKSVFEYRFHAQERALKAGMRGVAFGALLGVDDFRKDAFATALHAYFLQQKYPHAEIALSIPRLRPIINNKKIHPKDVSETRLLQVLCAYRLFLPFASITISTRERAGFRDGVIKLGATKMSAGVSVGVGEHQGDKKGDDQFQISDMRSVDEVLAMLKNANLQAIMSDSIYVG comes from the coding sequence ATGCAAAAATATCCTCATATGCAAAGTATTGAAAGTGAGATTTTAACTAAGGTTTTAAAAGAAGTTGAAATTTTTGATGAAAGTAAATTTAGCGCTTTTGATGTAAAACAAGCTTTAGTTAAAGATTATCTTAACATAGAAGATTTGAAAGCTTTGCTTTCAAGCGCAGCGGAAGATTTTATAGAAGATTTAGCACAAAAATCAAGCAAGATTACTCAAAAATATTTTGGAAATTCCATTTTGCTTTTTACGCCTTTATATCTTTCTAATTTTTGCAATAGCAAATGTACTTATTGTGGATTTCAAAAAGGAAATAATATTAAAAGAGCTAAGCTAAACGAGGCTGAAATTCACAAAGAAATGCAAGAGATTAAAAAAAGTGGCTTGGAAGAAATTTTACTCTTAACAGGTGAGGGCAGGGAATATGCTAGCGTAGAATATCTTGCCAAAGCTTGTGAGATAGCAAAAGAGTATTTTAAGGTCGTGGGAATTGAAGTTTATCCTATGAATGTAGATGAGTATGCATTGCTTCATGAAAAGGGTTGTGAATATGTAAGTGTTTATCAAGAAACTTATAATCAAAAAACTTATTCTAAAATTCATATTGAAGGTGAAAAAAGTGTATTTGAGTATCGTTTTCATGCACAAGAGCGAGCATTAAAAGCAGGTATGAGAGGGGTTGCTTTTGGAGCTTTACTTGGCGTGGATGATTTTAGAAAAGATGCTTTTGCTACGGCTTTACATGCGTATTTTTTACAGCAAAAATACCCTCATGCTGAAATAGCTTTATCTATCCCTAGATTAAGACCTATTATCAATAATAAAAAAATTCATCCAAAAGATGTAAGCGAAACAAGACTTTTGCAGGTTTTATGTGCTTATAGATTATTTTTACCTTTTGCAAGTATTACGATTTCTACGCGTGAAAGAGCAGGATTTAGAGACGGGGTTATTAAACTTGGAGCTACTAAAATGAGTGCAGGTGTAAGCGTGGGGGTAGGTGAGCACCAAGGTGATAAAAAAGGTGATGATCAGTTTCAAATTAGTGATATGCGTAGTGTTGATGAGGTTTTAGCTATGTTAAAAAATGCAAATTTACAAGCTATAATGAGCGATAGTATTTATGTGGGATAA
- a CDS encoding ComF family protein produces MRCFNCHGFSFASFCPACKEELLEYSLGIRELEGNFKVYYFYQYEQIKHLIYFKHKFQGYFVLNALAKLSFAKFEDFFQPSCKINAIALDDKTYKNYSHTAILTKYLNTKFIKPMYHTLQASSEFKYSGKSLKFRKDNKRSYKLLKRPKYPVILVDDVITTGLSLLEAKELLEKNNIEVLFALVLANAKFDTI; encoded by the coding sequence GTGAGGTGTTTTAATTGCCATGGATTTTCCTTTGCGAGTTTTTGTCCAGCTTGCAAGGAAGAGCTTTTAGAATATTCTTTAGGTATAAGAGAACTTGAGGGAAATTTTAAAGTTTATTATTTTTATCAATATGAGCAAATTAAGCATTTGATTTATTTTAAACACAAATTTCAAGGCTATTTTGTTTTAAATGCTTTGGCAAAATTGAGTTTTGCTAAATTTGAGGATTTTTTTCAACCATCTTGCAAAATTAATGCTATAGCTTTAGATGATAAAACATATAAAAATTACTCTCATACTGCTATTTTAACTAAATACTTAAATACTAAATTTATAAAACCTATGTATCACACCTTGCAAGCTAGTTCAGAATTTAAATATAGTGGTAAAAGTTTGAAATTTCGTAAAGACAATAAAAGATCTTATAAGCTTTTAAAGCGTCCAAAATATCCTGTAATTTTAGTAGATGATGTGATAACTACTGGATTAAGTTTATTAGAGGCAAAAGAGCTCTTAGAAAAAAATAATATTGAAGTGCTTTTTGCTTTAGTTTTGGCTAATGCAAAATTTGATACAATATAG